One Faecalispora anaeroviscerum genomic window carries:
- a CDS encoding zinc-ribbon domain-containing protein, which produces MYCKNCGEQIPENSNFCSHCGAVINACETDPISESTAPEDVTKSKDLDENKGCRTIFCAVMISIFLFSLISIISLNYKSPDVPASTSSTPTIESSLPEVLSQEQILTRKAFEMGTQGNIESSIKKLLKNPDTAVFTHDKSSWTAHNAILTGSGTVAYKNSKGQSVSEPFTVSVIMTDKYYYPLYVELNKTVSLDDRKGVNSLGIVTKTGASIFNAKQSNPLFQDEDGDLVVVYDENSVKITLDEYNRIETGMRYEEVTEIVGSYGVEMAHSEFAGYQTLIIGWEGIGDLGANANVTFSVGRVYAKGQCGLR; this is translated from the coding sequence ATGTATTGCAAAAACTGCGGAGAACAAATTCCTGAAAACAGTAATTTCTGTTCACATTGTGGAGCTGTCATCAACGCATGTGAAACCGACCCGATAAGTGAATCAACAGCACCAGAGGATGTAACTAAATCGAAGGATTTAGATGAAAACAAGGGCTGCAGAACAATATTCTGTGCAGTCATGATTTCCATATTCTTGTTCTCTCTTATTTCAATTATATCTCTCAATTACAAAAGTCCTGATGTTCCAGCGTCGACCTCTTCCACCCCAACGATAGAATCATCGCTGCCTGAGGTGTTATCCCAGGAGCAAATTCTCACTAGAAAGGCTTTTGAGATGGGGACACAAGGGAACATTGAAAGCAGCATTAAAAAACTTTTAAAGAATCCTGATACTGCTGTGTTTACACACGATAAGTCGAGCTGGACAGCACACAATGCGATTTTAACCGGCAGTGGAACAGTTGCTTATAAAAATTCCAAAGGTCAGAGCGTTTCAGAGCCCTTTACCGTAAGCGTAATCATGACTGACAAATACTATTATCCTCTGTACGTAGAATTAAACAAAACGGTCTCGCTTGACGATCGAAAAGGAGTAAACAGCTTGGGGATCGTCACAAAAACCGGTGCATCCATTTTTAATGCAAAACAGTCAAATCCGCTCTTTCAAGATGAAGATGGTGATCTTGTTGTAGTCTATGATGAAAATTCAGTGAAAATCACTTTAGACGAGTATAACCGAATTGAAACCGGAATGAGGTACGAGGAAGTTACCGAAATAGTCGGTTCCTACGGTGTAGAAATGGCCCATTCGGAATTTGCGGGCTACCAAACATTAATTATTGGCTGGGAAGGCATCGGTGATTTGGGAGCTAACGCAAATGTCACTTTTAGCGTCGGTCGAGTTTATGCGAAAGGTCAATGCGGTTTAAGATAA